The Nostoc sp. 'Peltigera membranacea cyanobiont' N6 genome contains the following window.
GGCGTGTTTCGGTACATTATTCAGGATATTGTCAACAAGCTCGGTGTCGGTATCTTTCGTGACGCTAGCATCAGTGTAGGCATAGCCCCCAATAATGCTCAATCCGGGCAAAACTTCCCCACCAATATTTAGTTCAATTCCTTGACTTTTTTGCTCGCCTGTTTGAATGGACTCGCCAGGATTGTCGGGATCGTCAGTCAGCACGTTAGAACGAGTCAGATTGTAAAACGCTAGTGTTGCCGAGACTTTATCACTCAAATCTGTCTTGATGCCTACCTCGTATTGAGTGCCTTTTTCTGGCTGGAATAAGCTGTTATCAAAGGTTGTACCAATAACTTGTTGAAATGAGCGGCTATAGCTGGCGTAGAGCGAAATTGCTGGGATGGGCTGGTACACAATCCCAACGCGAGGACTGAAGGCTTCGTTTTGTTGAAAATCATTATTCGACGAGTCTATAAAGTCTTTATATGTTTGATTAACAATATCGAAACGACCGCCTAGCAGTAACTTGAGATTATTGAAGAGTGCGATTTGGTCTTGAAGATAAAAGCCTAACGAGTCCGATGTCGTTTCATCATCAGATGGGTCCCCAATAATCCCTCCTAGCGTCTGAGTATATACCGGGTTGAACAAATCAAGTGGCGCAATGGAACGATTAATTTGTTGACCCCCAGCAGCCTCCCTGAATAAATCAAAACCAGCTACTATTTGGTGCTGAATGCTGCCCGTCTTAAACTTGCCAACAACGTAATTATCCAAAGAATAAGTGTTATCGTAGCCTCCTGCTGGGAACGTTCTCACAGTTCTTGATAACAAGCGCCCATCATCTGACAAAGAGGTGGGAAGGATATATATCCGGTTGTTGGGGTAGTTAGAAAGCGAAGCTTGAAAAGCATTTCGGACTTGCCAATCTTCGTTGAAGCGATGCTCAAAATTATAGCCAACTCGCAAGACATTACGGTTATTCCCTGACTCTGAGACATCAAAAGGTTCTCCAATATTGCGATTCCGGGGAATTTTACCATTCGGATTAGAAAGCACAGTCCCTCTAGCTGGCAAACCTGAATCATCTGGTTGCTGAGTTGCTAAGTATTCAGATTCAAATGATATCTTTGTATTCCGATCGATTTGCCACGTTAAGACGGGTGAAACAAAGTAACGCTGTCTTTCCAAAAAATCGACGAAACTTCCTGAGGTTTCCACAGCAGCGTTCAGGCGATATAGCAGTGTTTTATCGGAAGTTAATGGCCCAGATAAGTCTAAAGTACTCCGATAAAAATCAAAACTGCCAACGGAAGCTTCCACTGAGTAGTAAGGCGAACTTAGGGGCTGTTTTGTGACTAAATTGACAGTGCCTCCGAGGGAACCTTGACCATACAGAACCGAAGCAGGCCCTTTGAGAACTTCAATCCGCTCTAGGTTGGCAGTCTCAGAAGGAATACGGCTACTTGTTCTTTCCCTCAGACCATTCCTCAAAATAGCATCACTGTTAGGGGTAAAGCCTCGGATGATTGGTACATCGAATACATTACGGGTCGTAGCAGCTGGTTCTTGGATACCACTGACGTTTCTTAATGCATCACTGATGCGGGTTATCCGTTGTTCTTTAATCAACTGTCGAGGGATAACTTGAATCGACTGGGGAATATCGCGCAGAGGAGTGTCAGTCTTGGTAGGAGTTGAGGAATCTCCTACACGATATCCATCTTGCTCACCCGTCACTACCAATTCAATCGGTTCATCACTTGATGCTGATGGTTGAGTTGGTTGTGTCTCACTTGTTGACTGATTTGGTTGCGTTTGTGGTTGTGCTGATGGTTGGCTAGAAGCAGCCGCACTCGCAACACTAAAAATCAACCCCTCATTCGGACTATCAAACAATTCAACAGTTGGGACACCCGCTTCACCCGTCACTGTCACGCGGATAGTATTGGCATCAAAATTAATGACTGTTATCCCAGTAATACCTGCAATTGGTTTGTCTGAGCGAAATGTAAATGCCTCGCCACTGGGTAAACGTAGTTGCGCGTTAGGAATATCAACAATAAAGCTATTAACTGCACTACGATTTGTGATTTGCAACTGTTCCCCAAGGGAAGTTTGTAAAATTACCTCGACACCTTTGTTAGTGGGATTAGCTTTAACTGCCGTAACTTGGACAATTTTTTGAGCAGGTGTTGTCGGTGTTGGTGTCTGCACAAGTATTTGGGCGTTGGGAATCGGACGTTGTATCTTAGGGATTTGCCAAATCTCTGCTGTCGATTTCACTGACTGTACTCTGCTTGATAGAGATCCTTGTTGAGAAGAACTGGTGGTAGTACTATCTGGTGTTTGCTTTTGAAATTCCTTTGTTGATATTTCTTCGCTTCTAGTGGGATTTGTACCTAATGTAACCATCGAACACGTCAGTAATATACTGGAAACAAGCCACTCTAACTTCATTATTTTTCTCTTCAGATCCATCAAACTGTAATTAATTGCGCGAACCCTTAGAAAATTATTGAAAACTATTTACAGTAATTTAGCAAGCTTATTGAAAATAGTTAATCAAAATATCATCTATCCAATTGTTGAGATTATCTTATTTATGGACTAGTGAGGAACTGCTTTGAAGGGGTTTCACATCGTGAGAGGTTAATCCCGGATTTGTCACAAAATGAAACAATAGCCATTAAATCCATATATAGCTAGCATTTCAGCGTTTTTAAGCTATAAGCCCAGCAATAACTTCCCCATTTTTGAAAAAAGAATAAAGATACCGTTTTAGCTTTGATATTATTTGTCAACAAAGTGGTATTGTTAGATCAACTAAAATCTGCTTTGTCAAAGTCACTTGCGTGCAGCTTTGCCTTATTACCGAAAAGGTTGCTGGGGACTAAGAACTAGGTACTGGCGATTGGGGGGACATAGAGGAAAAAAGGGAATCATTGAAAAATTCACTTCCCGATTTCTTCTCAATCCCCAATCCCTCACTGATGAATGGCACTAAGTTAAAATACAGCCCTTGCCCTGACTGGTTAAGAGCCTGGAGGCTCCGCCTCCTCTTTCTTGACCCTACAGTGTACATACAAGTCTTAGAGAGTTGCCCCAGAGCCTTTTGATCCCCCCAACTCCCCGATAAATTGGGGGGCAAAAGTCTCTTAAAGTCCCCCAATTTATCGGGGAGCCACTTGCTTCACTTGGGGTCTCCCCAAGTGAAGCAAGTGGCGTGGATTTAGGGGGATCTCCAACGATTTTGGGTCTGTACAGAGATGTGTGTACACCGTAGCTTTCTTGACCAGAGGTAGAACCTCTTGGAGTTCATTCCCAGCCTGGAGGCTAGGAATGAGGCGAAACAAGCCTTTGGGCTTTACAAGCGTGCCATTTCCCTGACCGATCAATAGCTGTTTCAGTAACCAGGCGTTACATGTGTAGATGGTGGTGTTAATGAGGATTGATATTTTACTCAGGGTTTACAAAAAAAAATCAATACGCGTTTTACCCTTAATACTCAGTTTGATACTGGTTTTGTTTGTAGGCAGCCGCACTATAGCGGTACCAACAAAATCCACAGAGATATTATGGGATAGCTATGGTGTGCCGCACATCTACGGAAAAGATGACCAGAGTGCATTTTATGCCTTTGGTTGGGCACAAATGCAAAGTCATGGAGATTTGGTTTTGCGTCTCTATGGTCAAGCACGGGGACGCGCGGCTGAATATTGGGGAGAGAAATACCTGGAGTCAGATCGTTGGGTACAGACTGTGGGAGTACCAGAACGCGCTCGTTCTTGGTACAAGGCACAGAGTCCAACTTTTCGCACTTATCTTGATGCTTTTGTGACTGGGATAAATGCTTATGCAAAACAAAATCCTAACTTAATTGATGATGAAGTTGAGGCGGTGCTACCAGTCAAGGCAGAAGATGTCATGGCTCACTTACATCGGGTACTCAATTTCACCTTTGTAGTCAATCCTGAGCAAGTATTAGACCTGAGCAAAGAAAAGTTGCAAGCGGGATCTAATGGTTGGGCGATCGCACCAAGTCATTCTGCAAGTGGGAATGCTATGTTGTTAGCAAACCCACACCTACCTTGGTCAGATTTATTTTTGTGGTATGAAGCTCAAATCACTGCACCAGGGATTGATGCTTATGGGGCAACACTTGTTGGTATTCCCGTATTAGCGATCGCATTTAACAACAATTTAGGTTGGACTCACACCGTTAACACCTATGATGGTTGGGATGTTTATGAACTCACACTGGCAGGTAATGGATACCGCTTTGATGACAAAGTTCGTAACTTCCAGAACAAAACTCTTTCCTTAAAGGTGAAGCAGAAAGATGGCTCCTTGCAAGAGCAACCATTAGTAGTGAAAAGTTCTGTCCACGGGCCTGTAATCGTCGAGAAAAATGATAAAGCCGTGGCGCTGAGAGTTGCAGGTCTTGACCGACC
Protein-coding sequences here:
- a CDS encoding TonB-dependent siderophore receptor, yielding MVTLGTNPTRSEEISTKEFQKQTPDSTTTSSSQQGSLSSRVQSVKSTAEIWQIPKIQRPIPNAQILVQTPTPTTPAQKIVQVTAVKANPTNKGVEVILQTSLGEQLQITNRSAVNSFIVDIPNAQLRLPSGEAFTFRSDKPIAGITGITVINFDANTIRVTVTGEAGVPTVELFDSPNEGLIFSVASAAASSQPSAQPQTQPNQSTSETQPTQPSASSDEPIELVVTGEQDGYRVGDSSTPTKTDTPLRDIPQSIQVIPRQLIKEQRITRISDALRNVSGIQEPAATTRNVFDVPIIRGFTPNSDAILRNGLRERTSSRIPSETANLERIEVLKGPASVLYGQGSLGGTVNLVTKQPLSSPYYSVEASVGSFDFYRSTLDLSGPLTSDKTLLYRLNAAVETSGSFVDFLERQRYFVSPVLTWQIDRNTKISFESEYLATQQPDDSGLPARGTVLSNPNGKIPRNRNIGEPFDVSESGNNRNVLRVGYNFEHRFNEDWQVRNAFQASLSNYPNNRIYILPTSLSDDGRLLSRTVRTFPAGGYDNTYSLDNYVVGKFKTGSIQHQIVAGFDLFREAAGGQQINRSIAPLDLFNPVYTQTLGGIIGDPSDDETTSDSLGFYLQDQIALFNNLKLLLGGRFDIVNQTYKDFIDSSNNDFQQNEAFSPRVGIVYQPIPAISLYASYSRSFQQVIGTTFDNSLFQPEKGTQYEVGIKTDLSDKVSATLAFYNLTRSNVLTDDPDNPGESIQTGEQKSQGIELNIGGEVLPGLSIIGGYAYTDASVTKDTDTELVDNILNNVPKHAFTLWTTYKIAQGDLQGLGFGLGLYYVGDRQGDLANTFELPSYLRTDAAVFYERNKFRVALNIRNLFDIDYYASAQRDLAVYLGEPLTLQGTVSWEF